One segment of Papaver somniferum cultivar HN1 unplaced genomic scaffold, ASM357369v1 unplaced-scaffold_137, whole genome shotgun sequence DNA contains the following:
- the LOC113334862 gene encoding ATP-dependent Clp protease proteolytic subunit 5, chloroplastic-like → MAHSCVSTAAASSALRFNPTVISSSSSHSRSEPQNLSIPNFSPLRSRELRKTVSRTPKAVYSNGLAQNSEQGIWSIREDLQTPSSPYFPVYANGQGPPPMVQERFMSVISQLFQHRIIRCGGAVDDDMANIIVAQLLYLDAIDPTKDIIMYVNSPGGSVTAGMAIFDTMRHIRPDVSTVCVGLAASMGAFLLSAGTKGKRYSLPNSRIMIHQPLGGAQGGQTDIDIQANEMLHHKANLNGYLAYHTGQSLEKINQDTDRDFFMSAKEAKEYGLIDGVILNPLKALQPLPATAAIDE, encoded by the exons ATGGCGCATTCATGCGTCTCTACAGCTGCTGCTTCTTCAGCTCTTAGATTCAACCCCACCGTTATCTCATCCTCTAGCTCACATTCTCGTTCTGAACCTCAAAATCTCTCTATCCCCAATTTTTCTCCCCTTCGCTCCAG GGAATTGAGAAAAACAGTTTCAAGAACACCAAAAGCTGTTTATTCAAATGGGTTGGCGCAGAATTCAGAGCAAGGGATTTGGTCTATAAG GGAGGATTTGCAAACACCATCATCGCCATATTTTCCTGTGTATGCTAATGGTCAAGGTCCACCGCCAATGGTACAAGAACGTTTTATGAGTGTTATTAGTCAGCTCTTTCAGCAT AGAATCATTCGGTGTGGTGGAGCTGTTGATGATGATATGGCTAATATTATTGTTGCTCAGCTTTTGTACCTTGATGCTATTGATCCTACAAAG GATATTATCATGTACGTTAACTCTCCTGGAGGATCAGTTACAGCTG GTATGGCTATATTTGATACCATGAGGCACATTCGGCCTGACGTTTCCACTGTATGTGTTGGATTGGCAGCTAG TATGGGGGCTTTTCTTCTCAGTGCTGGCACCAAGG GAAAACGATACAGCTTACCAAACTCAAGAATAATGATTCATcagcctcttggtggtgctcagGGTGGACAAACCGACATAGACATTCAG GCAAATGAAATGCTGCATCACAAGGCCAATCTGAATGGATATCTAGCCTATCATACTGGTCAAAGCCTTGAAAAGATAAACCAAGATACAGATCGTGATTTCTTTATGAGCGCGAAAGAGGCGAAAGAGTATGGCCTCATCGATGGAGTAATTTTGAACCCTCTAAAAGCCCTTCAGCCACTGCCTGCAACTGCTGCTATTGATGAGTGA
- the LOC113334896 gene encoding probable WRKY transcription factor 65, with product MSMKEEEEATSENNQLVEVEAEDEVEEKQESEISDHHQKKRSILMLGSSPKEPKTDNQASKKRKVVEKTVVSVKIEANNTQSSKSDGPPSDFWSWRKYGQKPIKGSPYPRGYYRCSTAKGCSAKKQVERCRTDASMLIVTYTSSHNHPGPDIHTATNLLPNQETITSSTTTTEIISSPKQESSTDNSHHQQEVAVPTTPKESPVQSFINSTDEDDDYSYIFQSPIDEEINNPFTEVAALLQHKGTVHHSFDEDLVVVPLSYPPHLMSTFSSSSTTSPSSNSTTPKSEENDFFDELEELPTFSSFTGFMRNTFFDERILLLPS from the exons ATGagcatgaaagaagaagaagaggctaCTTCTGAAAACAACCAATTAGTGGAAGTGGAAGCTGAAGATGAAGTGGAAGAAAAACAGGAATCGGAAATCAGTGATCATCATCAGAAAAAGAGATCGATATTGATGCTGGGTTCTTCTCCAAAAGAACCCAAAACAGATAATCAAGCCTCCAAGAAAAG GAAAGTGGTGGAGAAAACAGTAGTATCAGTGAAGATTGAAGCTAACAATACACAGAGTAGTAAGAGTGATGGACCACCATCTGATTTTTGGTCCTGGAGAAAATATGGCCAAAAACCCATCAAAGGATCTCCATATCCAAG GGGTTACTATAGGTGTAGTACAGCAAAGGGATGTTCAGCAAAGAAACAAGTTGAGAGATGCAGAACTGATGCATCAATGCTCATAGTTACATACACATCAAGTCATAACCATCCTGGTCCTGATATTCATACAGCCACTAACTTATTACCAAATCAAGAAACCATTACTTCCAGTACTACTACTACAGAAATAATCTCATCACCCAAACAAGAAAGTAGTACTGATAATAgtcatcatcaacaagaagtTGCTGTTCCAACCACACCAAAAGAATCACCAGTACAGTCTTTTATCAACAgtactgatgaagatgatgattacagtTACATTTTTCAATCACCTATAGATGAAGAAATCAATAATCCATTTACAGAAGTAGCAGCATTATTACAACATAAAGGTACAGTACATCACAGTTTTGATGAAGATTTAGTAGTAGTACCACTTTCTTATCCTCCTCATCTTATGTCTACattctcatcatcatcaactacatCACCAtcatcaaattcaacaacacCTAAATCAGAAGAGAATGATTTCTTTGATGAGCTTGAGGAGTTGCCTACTTTTTCATCTTTTACAGGTTTTATGAGAAACACTTTTTTTGATGAaagaattcttcttcttccttcttga